In Chloroflexota bacterium, the following are encoded in one genomic region:
- a CDS encoding MBL fold metallo-hydrolase → LIEIHTSGHAYIEDLKKLARAINPRCLVPIHTFYPNKYGSIYEDIVQLDDGQTYCL, encoded by the coding sequence AGTTGATTGAAATTCACACCAGTGGGCATGCTTATATTGAAGACCTCAAGAAGCTAGCCCGTGCCATAAATCCTCGCTGTCTCGTGCCTATTCATACTTTCTACCCGAATAAGTATGGTAGCATATATGAGGATATCGTCCAGTTGGACGATGGTCAGACTTACTGCTTATGA